GCGCATGGACGGCGCCTACGCGCTGGCGATCCTGTTCAAGGGCGAGCACGACCTGATCGTCGGCGCGCGCAAGGGCAGCCCGCTGGCCGTCGGCTGGGGCGAGGGCGAAATGTATCTGGGCTCCGACGCACTGGCGCTCTCCCCCTTCGCGCGCCGCATCTCCTATCTGGAGGAAGGCGATTGGGTGGAGATCAGCCGCGCCGGCGCGATCTTCCATGACGAGCAGGACCGGGTGGTGGACCGCCCGGCCAAGCCGACCGCCCTGTCGGGAGCGATGATCGGCAAGGGCAATTACCCGCACTTCATGCTGAAGGAAATCTACGAGCAGCCAGGCGTCATCGGCGACACGCTGCGCAGCATGTGGAACCCGGCCAGCGGGGCCATCGACCTGCCGCCGCTGGATATCGACCTGGCCGCCATCAGCCGCATCACGCTGGTCGCCTGCGGCACCTCCTATCTGGGGGCCATGGTCGCGAAATACTGGTTCGAGAAGGTGGCGCGCATTGCCGCCGATATCGATATCGCCTCGGAATTCCGCTATCGCGACACGCCGCTGGAGGCAGACGGGCTGGCCATCTTCATCTCGCAGTCCGGCGAGACCATCGACACGCTGGCCGCCTTGCGCCACGCCAAGGAGGCGGGGCAGAAGACCATCGCCATCGTGAACGTGCCGGAAAGCACCATGGCGCGCGAGGCGGACGCCGTGCTGCCGACGCTGGCCGGGCCGGAGATCGGCGTTGCCTCGACCAAGGCGTTTACCTGCCAGCTGGTGCTGCTGGCCTGCCTCGTCATCGCCACGGCGCGGGCACGCGGCGCCATCTCCGGGGCAGAGGAGGCGCGGCTGTCCAACGCCATCGCCGAGGTGCCCTCGCGCGCGGCCGAGGTGCTGAACGGCGACGAGGCGATCCAGGCGCTGGCCGCCGAGGTCGCGGAGGCGCGCGACGTGCTCTATATCGGCCGCAACACCGGCTACCCCATCGCGCTGGAAGGAGCGCTGAAGCTGAAGGAAATCTCCTACATCCATGCCGAGGGCTATGCCGCGGGCGAGCTGAAGCACGGCCCCATCGCGCTGATCGACGATACGGTGCCGGTCATCGTCGTCGCCCCCTCGGACGCGCTGTTCGAGAAGACCTTCTCCAACATGCAGGAGGTGATGGCGCGCGGCGGCAAGGTGATCTTCATGTCCGACGCCAAGGGCTGCGCCCATATCGGCAAAGAGGCCTTCGCCACCATCGAGCTGCCGCACGTCCATCCCTTCGTGGCGCCGATCCT
This is a stretch of genomic DNA from Oceanibaculum indicum P24. It encodes these proteins:
- the glmS gene encoding glutamine--fructose-6-phosphate transaminase (isomerizing) produces the protein MCGIIGVVGKADVVPSLIEGLKRLEYRGYDSAGIATLVNDSIERRRSEGKIARLEEKVAGNGIHGDIGIGHTRWATHGVPNERNAHPHATDRVALVHNGIIENYRELAAELSALGHVFASETDSEIAAHLITRYLNEGMTPQQAVATAIKRMDGAYALAILFKGEHDLIVGARKGSPLAVGWGEGEMYLGSDALALSPFARRISYLEEGDWVEISRAGAIFHDEQDRVVDRPAKPTALSGAMIGKGNYPHFMLKEIYEQPGVIGDTLRSMWNPASGAIDLPPLDIDLAAISRITLVACGTSYLGAMVAKYWFEKVARIAADIDIASEFRYRDTPLEADGLAIFISQSGETIDTLAALRHAKEAGQKTIAIVNVPESTMAREADAVLPTLAGPEIGVASTKAFTCQLVLLACLVIATARARGAISGAEEARLSNAIAEVPSRAAEVLNGDEAIQALAAEVAEARDVLYIGRNTGYPIALEGALKLKEISYIHAEGYAAGELKHGPIALIDDTVPVIVVAPSDALFEKTFSNMQEVMARGGKVIFMSDAKGCAHIGKEAFATIELPHVHPFVAPILYAIPVQLLAYHVAVIKGTDVDQPRNLAKSVTVE